A stretch of the Desulfobacter sp. genome encodes the following:
- a CDS encoding pyridoxamine 5'-phosphate oxidase family protein, with the protein MRDDREQILKAIVQLFESQSLAVLSTLKNDQPYSSLVAFAANSDLGCFYFLTPNTTRKYEHLTTNPKVSILVNDSQNRAEDIYNAVSVTGTGVSAVIDKSIEQKALDLYLTKHPHLKEFAKAPTTAFIRISMERYFMVNRFQNVVEVKVNP; encoded by the coding sequence ATGAGAGACGACAGAGAACAGATATTAAAAGCGATTGTGCAGCTGTTTGAATCCCAGAGCCTGGCTGTTCTTTCCACCCTGAAAAACGACCAGCCATATTCCAGCCTGGTTGCATTTGCGGCAAACTCAGACCTTGGCTGTTTTTATTTTCTAACCCCCAATACAACCCGTAAATATGAACATCTGACAACAAATCCAAAGGTCTCTATTCTTGTCAATGACAGCCAAAATAGGGCCGAGGATATTTACAATGCCGTCTCTGTTACCGGCACAGGTGTTTCGGCGGTTATTGATAAATCAATTGAACAAAAAGCACTTGATCTATATTTGACAAAGCATCCCCATTTAAAAGAATTCGCCAAGGCACCGACCACCGCTTTCATCCGTATCTCCATGGAGCGGTACTTTATGGTCAACCGATTTCAA